AGTGCGTACCACGGACCGAGGTTGCCGGCGGTCGCTCCGGGGACAGGGTTGCCGCTGCTATTCCAGACGCCTGCACCGGCAACTCCCCAATTGCTGCTCGCCTGGAATGTTCCGAAGATGCAGAGGAATTCGCTGACGAATCCGTTCAGGCCGGGCAGGCCGACCGAGGACATGACAAAGAAGACCATGAACGTGGCCCAGATCGGCATCTTTGCCGCGAGCCCGCCGAGGTCTTTCATGGAGCGAGTGTGATACCGCTCGTAGACAAAGCCGACGCACAGGAAGAGCGCGCCGGTCGAAAGACCGTGATTGATCATGTAGAGGATGGAGCCCTGAAGACCGGCGGTGTTGAGTGCCGCGAGGCCCAGGATGCAGAAACCAAGGTGCGCGACCGACGAGTACGCGACCAGTTTCTTCATATCGGTCTGCACCCAGCAAATCAGCCCGCCGTAAAGGATCCCGATGATGCAGAGCACGGCGATGAACGGGGCGTAGTGAATAAACGCATCGGTGCAGAAGGGGAGCGCGAAGCGGTAGATTCCGTACGTGCCGAGTTTGAGCAGCACGCCCGCCAGGATCACCGAACCCGCTGTTGGCGCTTCGGTGTGGGCGAGAGGCAGCCACGTGTGCACCGGGAAGAGCGGCACCTTGACAGCAAAGCCCGCCATCAGTGCGAGGAGCACCATCGACTGCTGCGCGAGCGTGAGGTGGCTGATCGCGGCGTTCTGGAGCGTTGCGATGTGGAACGTCCACGTGCCCGCGCCGGGGAACGAATCGCTCGGGAGCCCGGCGTTCACCCACGCGACATAGACAAGCCCGGCGAGCGCGATCATCGAGCCGGTGAATGTGTACAGGAAGAACGTCGTCGCGGCGCGTTTGCGGTTGGTTGATCCGTAGAGGCTGATCAGGATGTACATCGGGATCAGCGTGAACTCGAAGCAGACGTAGAACAGGATCAAGTCGCGAGCGACAAAGACGCCGACCATGGCGGCCTGAAGCACGAGCATCCATGCGTAGTACGTCCGCACCCGGTTGGTGATCGCGGTCCACGATGCGAGCACGCAGATCGGCCCGAGCAGTCCCGTGAGCGCGATGAGCAGGAGCGAAACCGAATCAACACCCATCGAAACCGAAATGCCCAGCGAGGGCAGCCACTCGATGTGATTGGGAAACTGGAAATCGGCTCCGTTGTTCCAGTCAAACCGCATGAGCGAGAGCACTGTGAACGCGAGCGCGAAGAGCGAGCCGACGAGCGCCGTGGCTCGGGCGCGCTTTTCGGGCGAGAACGCGACGACGAGCGCGAAGATCAGCGGAATCACGACCAGCAAGCCGAGCATCCACGTGTCGAGGAAGCCCGGGGTCGCCGTGATTGCCGCGGCATCGGAGATTGGTGTTTCGGGGCTCTGCATGAAACTCAAAGACTCCGGAAGTCAGATCAGCGAAGGGTCAGCATGAAGACGATGAAGAGCAGCAGCGCAACGCCCGCGGCCATTCCCGCGGCATAGCCGTGCAATTCGCCCGATTGCGTCGGCCGGATGGTGTTGCCGATCCAGTGCGGTATTGCGCCGAACAGACGCACCATCCCGTCCACGATCAGCTTGTCGAAGAGATGGAAGATGTGCGCGAGAATCAGCAGCGGCACACGGATCGCCAGGTTGTAGAACTCGTCCACGTACCACTTGTGCTGCGCCCAGCTCGGGATCGGGCCGAGCTTGGGAAGCAGTGCATCGGCCTTCGAAGTCGCGGCGGTCGTGCGCCCGACGTAGTGCAGCCAGAACGCGATGAAGATGCCTCCGAAGCCGAACGCGCCTGAAACGTAGTACAAAACCGCGTGCGGGTTCCAGCCGAGGAAAGTTCCCGCGTGCGCGTCGGGGTTGTTGATTGCGATCGATGTGGGGACGTACGACGGTGGAGAGTGGGCGTCCGGCCCTTCGTGTCCGCCGTCGCCCTCTCCTTCGTGCGCATCGTGATGTGAATAGGGCGACTGATATGCCGCGGAAGACTGCATGACCATTTCGGGCACCACGCCACCCTCGACATGGGGCGAGCCGGGAAGATTGGTGAAGTTCAGGGCGGTAGCGCCGAGCGACATGAGGCTCAGCGTGAGCAGGACCGTGTTGATCGCCCAGCCGGGCGCGTGCGGATGGAAATGGCCGCCGTGCCCGTGATCGTGGTGGGCGTGGTCGTCCTGAATGTGATTGTGATCGTCGTGTCCCGAGCCGTGTGCATCGTGCGCGTGATCATCGTGCGCCGAGTGCAGTTCATCGCCCGGCTGATACTCGAGCGGTCCGACAATGACTCGGAAGAAGACGCGGAAGGTGTAGTACGCCGTGAGGCCCGCCGTGATGAGCAGGATCCAGCCGACCGGCGCCATCCCCGGCGTCAGAAACGCCGAACCGATGAGCATGTCCTTGCTGAAGAAGCCCGAGGAAAATGGGAAGCCCGAAAGATTGAGGCAGCCGACGAGCATGCCGAACGAGACGATCCCCCAGCCCTTGAGCCGTCGCAGGCCGCTCAGCTTGCGAAGGTCGAGCTGTCCGGCGAAGCCGTGCATGATGGCGCCGCAGGAAAGGAACAGGAGCGCCTTGAAGAACGCGTGCGTCACGACGTGGAACGCGGCACCGGTGCTCGTGAGCGCGCCAAGGCCGGCGAACATGTAACCGAGCTGGCTCACCGTCGAGTACGCCATGATGCGCTTGATGTCGAACTGCGCCATGCCGATCGTCGCCGCGAAGAACGCCGTGAGAGCGCCGACCCACGCGACCAGCGGCAGCGCGATCTCGCTGAGCAGGAAGAGCGGGTACATCCTTGCGACCAGATACACGCCCGCCGTCACCATCGTCGCGGCGTGGATGAGCGCGGAGACCGGAGTCGGTCCTTCCATGGCGTCGGGAAGCCAGACGTACAAGGGCAATTGCGCGGACTTGCCGAATGCGCCGATCGCGAGCAGGATCGGGATCAACTGCACCAGGAACGGAATTTCCGAATAGCGCCCGGCCTTGGCGGCCTCGATGTACGGCTGCGCCGCGTGGAAGATCTCGCGGTATTCGATGCTGCCGAAGTGGACGAACGTGAGCCCGATTCCCATCAGCAGGCCGAGGTCGCCGATGCGGTTGAGAATGAAAGCCTTCTTGGCCGCCTCGACCGCCGAAGGCTTTTTGTAGTAATAGCCAATGAGCAGATACGAGCAGAGGCCGACGCCTTCCCAGCCAAGGAAGAGCAGGAGCAGGTTGTCGCCCATCACGAGGCACGACATGCTGAAGACAAAGAGGTTGAACGCCGCGAAGAAGCGGCAATAGCCCGTTCCCAGGTCCGGGCTCATGTACTCGCTGGCATACAGCGCGATGAGAGCACCGAGCCCTGTGACAAACAGCATCCACAGGATCGTGAGCGAATCGATGTAGAGCGAGAAGTTGCCGATCAGCCGCTGGCCGGGCTGATCTCCCCATTCGAGAACGAACCACTCGAAGCCGGGCGTGATCAGCGGCGCGTCGGATCGCGCAAGAAACAGCCTGACGGCGACGATGAAGGCGCCGGCGAGGCAAGCGACCGTCAAGAAAGCCGGAGCCTTGCTCTTGACGCGCAAGATCGCGCAGATCGTGCAGAGCAGCACACCCAGCATGGGCAGCGCGAGCAGGAGCAGCGCTTCCGCGGGTCCGAATAGGATCGGGCTCAGCGCCGGTGCCGCGCCCGATCCGGTCGAGGTGCTGGCGAGAGTAAGTGTAGAAAAAAGAGTCGTCACGATTGCTCCGCGGGCGGCGTCAGGAAACCCTGCCGCCGGTTCAGCCCTTCAACTCCGACCATTCCTCCGCGTCCAGGCTTTCCCGCCTGCGGAAGAGCAGCACGACCAGGGCGAGCGCCATCGCCGCTTCTGCCGCTGCCACCGTCACGATGAAGATCACAAAGCTCTGTCCGGTCATGTTCATGTGAAAGCGGCTGAACGCGACGAGCGCGATGCCCGCTGCCTGGAACATCAGTTCGGTGCACAGGAACATGATGATGAGGTTGCGCCGGGTCAGGAAGCCGATGAGGCCCAGCGAGAACATCGCGGCGGAAATGAACAGGTAGTGCGCGAGCGTGATGCCCTGAACCGCCGCGGGAAACCCGTCCTGAGCAAGAACGGCAATGTTCATGGATTGGTCTCCACACCCTGCGCGACTTCCGCGGCGAGGCTGCGCGCGTGGCGCGCCTTGGCATCTTCGTCAAGCTGGACTTGCTTGCGACTCAGAACGACTGCGCCGAGCATCGCCATCAGCAGGATCACGCCGGCGATCTCGATCGAACCCGGGTGATCGCGCAACAGATTGAAACCGACCATCTCGACGTTCGACACGGCCAAATCCGCGGGGAGCGCCAAGGTTTGAACCTCGCCGGCGGAGTTTCGGACCTGTACGGTCTTCGCTGCAAAGTCCACGATCGCCTCGCCGTGCTCATCGATCGCGACGATCGTTCCGCTGGGCAGTTTGCCGCTTTCCCGTAGCGACGACTCAATCTTCCGTGGCATTTCCGCCAAGAGCGACTGCCCGCCGGGGCTCTTTTGCGATGGAAGAGCGTCCATTCCTTGGAACAGCAGGGTCGTCAGCACGGCAAGCAGCACAAAGCCCGCGGCGGTCGCCACGACCGGCTCGCGCGCCTGCGTGTCGTAATCGGCAAGAGCGTTTTCGAGACCCTCGGTCGGCGACTGAGTCGCCAGCATGATCACGAACAGGTAGGTAATGAGGATCGCCCCGGCGTACACGATGACGAGCGCGAAGGCCATGAATTCGGCCGACAGGATCAGGAACAGACCGGCCGTTGCGAGAATGCTCAGGACGAAATAGAGCGCCGCGTAGACCGGGCGCGGGTGGGTGATGACGCGGAGCGAAGCACCGAGCGCCACCAGCCCGAACACATAGAAATAGACGGTCGGGGAATTGCCGGCGCCGAAAAACCCGCCCGCCTTCAGACCCATCGCGATCAGGACAATCGCGCCCGCGATCGACGCGAGCAGGGCGCCGAGAATCTGCGGGTTCTTGCCTTCCCTGCGGGGCAGCGCGAGGCAAACGCCGAGCGCACCAAGGCCGCATGCCGCGTAGAGAGCAAGTGGGTTGATGATTTGATCCAACGATGGCCCCTTCGGGCGAGGCCCGTATGAGCCGAGGGGCCACGGCCCCTCGCTCGCCCGACTTGGCAACACACGCCGCCGAACAAACACCGCCGACAAGCGATGCCCCTAGCCCCGCACCTCCTGCCGGGCGAAGGGCAGAGGATAGTGGGAACCAACTGGGTCTTCAACTGCAGGGAGCGCCGGAAGAGGCGTCTTGTCGTTTGTTCGGGCGTTCCACGTTTGACGGAATTCATCTGATAGGCGATGTGCCGACGGGTACGCTTGCACGCGTGAACGCCGAGCCAGGTATCGCAACTCCCCCGTCCGCTTTGCGTGCGAGCGCGCCAAGGGTGGGGTGGCGGGTGGCGGTTCCCAATCTCCTGACCCTCGCCCGGTTGCTTCTGGCTGGGGGGCTTATCACCCTGCTTTCGCTCTGGCGCTACCCCAAATTGGATGAGCAATTCGCCCCTCCGACGGGCCCGATGATCTGGGCCTGCCTTCTTTTTTCTCTCGGCGCCCTGACCGATCTTCTCGATGGGCTTCTGGCCCGGAGGTGGGGCGTGATCAGCCGATTCGGGCGGATCATGGACCCGTTCGCGGACAAACTGCTCGTCGTGGGGGCGTTCGCCATGATGGCCGGGCCGGCGTTCGACGTCCAACTGTCCAGCG
The DNA window shown above is from Phycisphaeraceae bacterium and carries:
- a CDS encoding NADH-quinone oxidoreductase subunit M yields the protein MQSPETPISDAAAITATPGFLDTWMLGLLVVIPLIFALVVAFSPEKRARATALVGSLFALAFTVLSLMRFDWNNGADFQFPNHIEWLPSLGISVSMGVDSVSLLLIALTGLLGPICVLASWTAITNRVRTYYAWMLVLQAAMVGVFVARDLILFYVCFEFTLIPMYILISLYGSTNRKRAATTFFLYTFTGSMIALAGLVYVAWVNAGLPSDSFPGAGTWTFHIATLQNAAISHLTLAQQSMVLLALMAGFAVKVPLFPVHTWLPLAHTEAPTAGSVILAGVLLKLGTYGIYRFALPFCTDAFIHYAPFIAVLCIIGILYGGLICWVQTDMKKLVAYSSVAHLGFCILGLAALNTAGLQGSILYMINHGLSTGALFLCVGFVYERYHTRSMKDLGGLAAKMPIWATFMVFFVMSSVGLPGLNGFVSEFLCIFGTFQASSNWGVAGAGVWNSSGNPVPGATAGNLGPWYALIAGFGVIVAAMYLLIMVGKVVFGPLREPSAHGHDSHDEHGSLPPDLTAREITALVPLALACLIFGLYPMPLFDALKGPVNQTVTAVEWARQNPIESDGQRPTATASVASELREVSR
- the nuoL gene encoding NADH-quinone oxidoreductase subunit L — translated: MTTLFSTLTLASTSTGSGAAPALSPILFGPAEALLLLALPMLGVLLCTICAILRVKSKAPAFLTVACLAGAFIVAVRLFLARSDAPLITPGFEWFVLEWGDQPGQRLIGNFSLYIDSLTILWMLFVTGLGALIALYASEYMSPDLGTGYCRFFAAFNLFVFSMSCLVMGDNLLLLFLGWEGVGLCSYLLIGYYYKKPSAVEAAKKAFILNRIGDLGLLMGIGLTFVHFGSIEYREIFHAAQPYIEAAKAGRYSEIPFLVQLIPILLAIGAFGKSAQLPLYVWLPDAMEGPTPVSALIHAATMVTAGVYLVARMYPLFLLSEIALPLVAWVGALTAFFAATIGMAQFDIKRIMAYSTVSQLGYMFAGLGALTSTGAAFHVVTHAFFKALLFLSCGAIMHGFAGQLDLRKLSGLRRLKGWGIVSFGMLVGCLNLSGFPFSSGFFSKDMLIGSAFLTPGMAPVGWILLITAGLTAYYTFRVFFRVIVGPLEYQPGDELHSAHDDHAHDAHGSGHDDHNHIQDDHAHHDHGHGGHFHPHAPGWAINTVLLTLSLMSLGATALNFTNLPGSPHVEGGVVPEMVMQSSAAYQSPYSHHDAHEGEGDGGHEGPDAHSPPSYVPTSIAINNPDAHAGTFLGWNPHAVLYYVSGAFGFGGIFIAFWLHYVGRTTAATSKADALLPKLGPIPSWAQHKWYVDEFYNLAIRVPLLILAHIFHLFDKLIVDGMVRLFGAIPHWIGNTIRPTQSGELHGYAAGMAAGVALLLFIVFMLTLR
- the nuoK gene encoding NADH-quinone oxidoreductase subunit NuoK gives rise to the protein MNIAVLAQDGFPAAVQGITLAHYLFISAAMFSLGLIGFLTRRNLIIMFLCTELMFQAAGIALVAFSRFHMNMTGQSFVIFIVTVAAAEAAMALALVVLLFRRRESLDAEEWSELKG
- a CDS encoding NADH-quinone oxidoreductase subunit J, encoding MDQIINPLALYAACGLGALGVCLALPRREGKNPQILGALLASIAGAIVLIAMGLKAGGFFGAGNSPTVYFYVFGLVALGASLRVITHPRPVYAALYFVLSILATAGLFLILSAEFMAFALVIVYAGAILITYLFVIMLATQSPTEGLENALADYDTQAREPVVATAAGFVLLAVLTTLLFQGMDALPSQKSPGGQSLLAEMPRKIESSLRESGKLPSGTIVAIDEHGEAIVDFAAKTVQVRNSAGEVQTLALPADLAVSNVEMVGFNLLRDHPGSIEIAGVILLMAMLGAVVLSRKQVQLDEDAKARHARSLAAEVAQGVETNP
- a CDS encoding CDP-alcohol phosphatidyltransferase family protein translates to MNAEPGIATPPSALRASAPRVGWRVAVPNLLTLARLLLAGGLITLLSLWRYPKLDEQFAPPTGPMIWACLLFSLGALTDLLDGLLARRWGVISRFGRIMDPFADKLLVVGAFAMMAGPAFDVQLSSGKALQVSGVMPWMALVILSRELLVTTIRAVLEARGIDFSATLSGKAKMAVQCTCIISVFLILAFASPMPLMPARKFIDAMVWTSVIVTALSIVPYAIRAAQASASSL